A portion of the Simkania negevensis Z genome contains these proteins:
- a CDS encoding S9 family peptidase, translating into MYKHILLFLMTLTCGALMANAKVEPYGSWKSPITSSLIVESSLKLGNIVLDGETLYWNEIRPAEKGRSVVLKWQNGKGVDVSSDPYNVRTRVHEYGGGSFTVHDGTLYFTNFSDQHFYSQSPDGTVKQLTTANNKRYAEPVFDLEDQVIYAIEETHNSEHDVVNTLVVIDAKGEKEVKTLHSGYDFYSSITLSPDGTKIAFLTWNHPNMPWDGTELWEAQILPDCSLTKVKKIAGGHSESIFQPRFAPDGTLFFISDRTGFWNLYEVGAKDIQPCYPLDAEFGYPQWVFGMSRYDFITTNEGYKVVCTYTIKGSDYLAILDLSKYTLKTFDLPFTSYGEIHVGGKTLYFSAASPIEVSAFYAYDLETNELSVIRKSKELKVDPDYFSKPETLEFPTANEQTAFGFYYPPTNKDFIGPQNEKPPLIVKSHGGPSAHSTASLSLEIQFWTSRGFAFLDVNYGGSTGYGRAYRERLKSNWGVVDVDDCTNGALYLVKLGKVDPKRLAIRGGSAGGYTTLAALTFRDVFKAGASYYGVSDLIAMTDDTHKFESRYLDGLVGKYPEQKKRYIQYSPIYHIENLSCPVILLQGAEDKIVPPNQSEMMFEALKKKGIPTSYLLFEGEQHGFRSAENIKKALDAELYFYSQIFHFIPSDVLEPIPIENWGF; encoded by the coding sequence ATGTATAAACACATCTTACTTTTTCTCATGACCTTAACCTGCGGAGCACTTATGGCAAATGCTAAAGTTGAGCCTTACGGATCTTGGAAATCTCCTATCACTTCTTCTCTAATCGTTGAGTCATCACTTAAACTGGGGAATATTGTACTTGATGGGGAAACTTTGTATTGGAATGAGATTCGACCAGCCGAGAAAGGACGCTCCGTTGTCTTAAAGTGGCAAAATGGAAAAGGCGTCGATGTAAGCTCTGATCCCTACAACGTACGCACTCGCGTTCATGAATATGGTGGAGGATCGTTTACAGTTCATGATGGAACCCTTTACTTCACTAACTTTTCCGATCAACACTTTTACTCACAATCTCCTGATGGGACAGTCAAACAGCTCACAACTGCAAATAACAAGCGCTATGCTGAACCGGTATTTGATCTCGAAGATCAGGTCATCTATGCCATTGAAGAAACTCACAATTCAGAGCATGACGTCGTTAATACCCTTGTTGTGATTGATGCAAAGGGGGAAAAAGAGGTTAAAACCTTGCACAGTGGTTATGACTTCTACTCCTCTATTACCCTAAGTCCAGATGGAACGAAAATTGCCTTTCTCACTTGGAATCATCCCAATATGCCTTGGGATGGCACAGAACTTTGGGAAGCACAAATTCTCCCAGACTGCTCTTTAACAAAAGTAAAAAAAATCGCTGGCGGCCACAGCGAGTCTATTTTTCAACCCCGTTTCGCTCCCGATGGAACCCTATTTTTTATTTCTGACCGAACCGGATTTTGGAATCTTTATGAAGTTGGAGCAAAAGATATCCAGCCTTGCTACCCACTTGATGCTGAATTTGGATATCCTCAGTGGGTTTTTGGGATGTCTCGCTACGACTTTATCACTACAAATGAAGGATATAAAGTTGTATGCACCTATACGATTAAGGGTTCAGACTACTTAGCTATTCTCGATTTGAGTAAATACACCTTAAAAACCTTTGACCTTCCATTTACGAGCTATGGAGAAATTCATGTTGGTGGAAAAACTCTTTATTTCAGTGCAGCTTCTCCAATTGAAGTCTCCGCTTTCTATGCCTATGATCTAGAGACAAATGAGCTTTCAGTCATTCGAAAATCAAAAGAATTAAAGGTGGATCCAGATTACTTTTCTAAACCAGAAACACTTGAATTTCCCACAGCAAACGAGCAAACCGCTTTTGGATTCTATTATCCACCAACTAATAAGGATTTTATTGGGCCCCAAAATGAAAAACCTCCTCTCATTGTAAAAAGTCATGGAGGCCCTTCAGCTCATTCAACTGCTTCCTTAAGTCTAGAAATTCAGTTTTGGACAAGTCGAGGGTTTGCTTTTCTAGATGTCAACTATGGGGGAAGTACTGGGTATGGACGCGCCTACCGAGAAAGGCTCAAAAGTAACTGGGGTGTTGTTGACGTTGACGATTGCACAAATGGAGCTCTTTATCTCGTTAAACTAGGAAAAGTGGATCCAAAGCGGCTCGCGATTAGAGGGGGAAGTGCTGGAGGGTACACCACACTTGCTGCTCTCACCTTTCGCGACGTCTTCAAAGCCGGTGCAAGCTATTATGGAGTGAGTGACCTCATTGCTATGACAGATGATACGCATAAATTCGAGTCCCGTTATCTCGATGGATTGGTAGGAAAATATCCTGAGCAAAAAAAGCGCTACATCCAATACTCGCCGATTTATCATATAGAAAACCTCTCCTGCCCTGTGATCCTTCTTCAAGGTGCCGAAGACAAAATTGTCCCTCCCAATCAATCTGAAATGATGTTCGAAGCTCTAAAGAAAAAGGGAATTCCCACGTCTTATCTCCTCTTTGAGGGAGAACAACATGGTTTCCGCAGCGCTGAGAACATCAAAAAAGCCCTCGATGCAGAGCTTTACTTTTACTCTCAGATCTTCCATTTCATCCCAAGCGACGTCCTAGAGCCTATTCCCATCGAAAACTGGGGCTTTTGA
- a CDS encoding nucleotide pyrophosphohydrolase, producing MKLLKEKMAAFVKERNWDQYHNPKNLLLSLVTEVGELTEIFRWYTAEECMHVMNDPKIAARVREEMADVFNNLVLLAMKFDIDLLEAAQNKLKINALKYPAEEWQGKAFKEENRL from the coding sequence ATGAAGTTACTCAAAGAAAAAATGGCCGCATTCGTCAAAGAGCGCAATTGGGATCAATACCACAACCCCAAAAACTTACTTCTTTCTCTTGTCACAGAAGTAGGAGAGCTCACAGAAATCTTTCGCTGGTACACTGCAGAAGAGTGCATGCATGTGATGAATGATCCCAAAATCGCCGCTCGGGTAAGAGAAGAAATGGCAGATGTTTTCAATAACCTCGTTCTCCTCGCTATGAAATTTGATATTGACCTCCTTGAAGCTGCCCAAAACAAACTCAAAATCAACGCCCTCAAGTATCCTGCAGAAGAGTGGCAAGGTAAAGCGTTTAAAGAAGAAAACCGCTTGTGA
- a CDS encoding ArsB/NhaD family transporter, producing MSLPLVVLILVFLGIALRQLFRIPLRIWHIMGLGACLVLLTGRISFISAWHSIDWGIIGFLFGMFVVGQALEESGYLSEIVAKFMLHGGTTPRLVALIVFGLGLLSAVLMNDTLAIMGTPILLCVAHRRGLPSHPLLLGLAFAITIGSVMSPIGNPQNLLIALSASIKNPFVTFLAYLAVPTLLSLIVLYFWILKTIKPVSGFDDPPHASEPYNRRLMLFCRIALLTIISLIGLNIVFSLLGVDFSMPLPAIALIPALFLLIFAPKRREVLLRLDWHTLIFFIAMFILMQSVWETSSIQAVLSHISFLSDSTGGILSVGILASQLISNVPLVALYLPTLESLSQSNGFYMALAAGSTLAGNLLIFGAASNLIIIQNAEKRGEKGIDFFEFAKHGIPLTFITFLIYWGYLALLT from the coding sequence TTGTCCCTACCTCTTGTAGTCCTGATCTTAGTATTTTTGGGGATTGCCCTTAGGCAGCTGTTTCGTATCCCACTTCGCATTTGGCACATCATGGGCCTTGGAGCTTGCCTGGTCCTCTTGACGGGTAGAATTTCTTTTATTTCTGCTTGGCATTCGATCGACTGGGGGATTATTGGTTTTCTTTTTGGTATGTTTGTTGTTGGTCAGGCGTTGGAGGAAAGTGGATATCTGTCGGAAATTGTCGCAAAATTTATGTTGCATGGAGGAACGACCCCCCGACTTGTGGCTTTGATCGTCTTTGGACTAGGCCTTTTGTCAGCCGTTTTGATGAATGATACACTTGCGATTATGGGAACTCCTATTTTGCTCTGTGTTGCACACCGGAGAGGTTTGCCCTCCCATCCTTTACTCTTGGGGCTTGCTTTTGCCATTACGATTGGAAGCGTCATGTCTCCAATTGGAAATCCGCAAAATCTTTTAATAGCCTTGAGCGCTTCGATTAAAAATCCGTTTGTGACGTTTCTTGCTTATCTCGCTGTTCCCACTCTTCTTTCTCTCATTGTTCTCTATTTTTGGATTCTAAAAACGATCAAGCCGGTTTCTGGATTTGATGATCCGCCGCATGCCTCAGAGCCCTACAACCGAAGGCTCATGCTTTTTTGTCGGATTGCGCTCCTGACAATTATCAGCTTGATTGGGCTGAATATTGTCTTTTCTCTATTGGGGGTAGATTTCTCAATGCCGCTTCCAGCCATTGCTCTTATTCCTGCTTTATTTCTCCTCATCTTTGCTCCAAAGAGAAGGGAGGTTTTGCTAAGACTCGATTGGCATACTCTGATCTTTTTCATTGCGATGTTTATCCTGATGCAAAGTGTCTGGGAGACCTCTTCAATCCAAGCGGTTTTAAGTCACATCTCATTTCTATCTGATTCAACAGGAGGAATTCTTTCGGTTGGAATTTTAGCAAGCCAATTGATTTCAAATGTGCCCCTTGTAGCGCTTTATCTTCCAACGCTCGAATCACTTTCTCAATCAAACGGATTTTACATGGCCTTAGCAGCAGGAAGTACTCTTGCAGGGAACTTGTTAATTTTTGGGGCAGCAAGCAATTTAATCATCATTCAAAATGCAGAAAAACGGGGAGAAAAGGGAATCGATTTCTTTGAGTTTGCAAAGCATGGTATTCCCCTTACTTTCATCACGTTTCTCATTTACTGGGGTTATCTTGCGCTCTTAACCTAA
- a CDS encoding ABC transporter permease yields MSSLIQLKGLFIREVARFFKVPLQTIGAPIVNSALYLMIFGVSLGNSIRSPDEVPYLAFLIPGLIAMSVIKNAFDNSTSAIMGPKYVNELQDLRTVPLSRQQIVWAKTLASLVRGLLVGLITYLVGQTFFFFTDGHMLTIAHPIILSYFLIVGGLSFGFLGVAIGMLSRSFEHIGAVSALILLPLIYLGGVFFTLKNLHPFWQTVSHFNPLFYIINGVREGILGNTDINFFPAAIFTFALFLVTYFCADFSLRKGTHYLR; encoded by the coding sequence ATGAGCTCTCTTATTCAACTGAAAGGCTTATTTATCCGTGAAGTTGCCCGCTTTTTTAAAGTACCCCTCCAAACAATTGGCGCTCCCATTGTCAACTCTGCGCTCTACTTAATGATCTTTGGGGTCAGTTTAGGCAATTCGATTCGCTCTCCTGATGAGGTTCCCTACCTTGCTTTCCTCATTCCAGGGCTCATTGCCATGTCAGTCATCAAAAATGCTTTCGACAATTCAACTAGCGCTATCATGGGCCCTAAGTACGTCAATGAACTTCAAGATCTCCGCACTGTCCCCCTATCGAGGCAACAAATTGTTTGGGCAAAGACCTTAGCCTCTCTTGTCAGAGGATTGCTCGTGGGCCTCATCACTTATCTCGTTGGCCAAACGTTTTTCTTTTTCACAGATGGACATATGTTAACCATTGCCCATCCTATCATCTTATCCTATTTTCTTATCGTTGGAGGGCTTTCTTTTGGTTTTCTAGGTGTAGCAATCGGCATGTTGTCTCGCAGTTTTGAACATATTGGGGCTGTAAGCGCTCTTATCCTTCTCCCTCTCATTTACCTTGGAGGGGTCTTTTTCACTTTGAAAAACCTCCACCCTTTCTGGCAAACAGTCTCTCACTTCAATCCTCTTTTTTACATCATCAATGGCGTGCGAGAAGGAATCTTAGGAAACACTGATATCAACTTCTTCCCTGCAGCCATCTTCACCTTTGCCCTTTTTCTTGTGACCTATTTTTGCGCAGATTTCAGTCTGAGGAAAGGGACCCACTACTTACGTTAA
- a CDS encoding ABC transporter ATP-binding protein, translated as MKNPDPLLVKNLTKKYSSKTAVDQVSFSIQPGEVFGLLGPNGAGKTTIISTIMTLQNATSGTIEVFGINPELKPKTAKTFIGYVPQELVHHGFFNVEQILFYHAQYYGIQKKMSDFSYLLHKLDLYVHRKKMVNQLSGGMKRRLMIAKALIHEPKLLLLDEPSAGVDLELRNSLWEFIHELKSKNISILLTTHYLEEAEQLCDRIGILQHGRLRRVDKVDALLEQHSSKRVSLMLKTPKTSFSHPLLESIDATYLHFRIPPKMGIQELLAKIAIPYDEVLDLQVEPGTLEDVMENILNSEEE; from the coding sequence ATGAAAAATCCCGATCCTCTCCTCGTCAAAAATCTGACCAAAAAATATAGCTCCAAAACAGCCGTCGACCAAGTCTCCTTTTCGATTCAGCCTGGAGAGGTTTTTGGTCTTCTCGGCCCGAATGGAGCTGGAAAAACGACAATCATTTCGACAATCATGACCCTTCAAAATGCTACCAGCGGCACCATTGAAGTCTTTGGCATCAACCCTGAGTTAAAACCTAAAACAGCAAAAACATTCATTGGCTATGTTCCTCAAGAGCTCGTCCATCATGGCTTTTTCAATGTAGAGCAAATTCTCTTCTATCATGCTCAATATTATGGAATCCAAAAAAAGATGAGTGATTTCTCATATCTCCTCCACAAACTCGACCTCTACGTTCACCGCAAAAAAATGGTCAACCAACTCAGTGGTGGGATGAAAAGACGACTGATGATTGCGAAAGCACTTATTCATGAGCCTAAGTTGCTTCTTCTCGATGAACCCTCAGCAGGTGTCGATCTCGAATTGCGCAATTCGCTTTGGGAGTTCATTCATGAACTCAAAAGCAAAAACATTTCGATCTTGCTCACCACTCACTATCTTGAAGAAGCTGAGCAACTCTGCGATCGGATCGGAATTCTACAACATGGACGACTTAGGCGCGTCGACAAAGTCGATGCCTTGCTTGAGCAGCACTCCTCAAAGCGTGTTTCGCTCATGCTCAAAACGCCCAAAACATCTTTTTCTCATCCCCTTCTAGAATCGATTGATGCCACCTATCTTCATTTCCGGATTCCACCCAAAATGGGCATCCAGGAACTGTTAGCCAAAATCGCGATCCCCTATGATGAAGTTCTCGATCTCCAGGTCGAGCCTGGCACATTAGAGGATGTGATGGAAAATATCCTAAACAGCGAGGAAGAATGA
- a CDS encoding DUF2227 family putative metal-binding protein yields the protein MSQYKEHSKFNIFVALPVLLAVAFYFLHPHYYLLLTFAGTFTYSTLFMSPDMDLAYQIRLFSLRGLFSLPFRSYAQFFSHRGLSHHVIFGSATRILWLAAWGCLLFLVIYKTLPTQSSLLKFYKQYELYILYGLAGICLADWCHLLLDRKELKKKKGRR from the coding sequence ATGTCTCAGTATAAAGAACATTCAAAGTTTAACATCTTCGTAGCCCTTCCAGTGCTCCTAGCTGTAGCCTTTTACTTCTTACACCCCCATTACTATTTGCTCCTCACCTTTGCCGGAACATTTACTTATAGCACTCTCTTCATGAGTCCAGACATGGATCTTGCTTACCAGATCCGTCTCTTTTCGTTGCGAGGTTTATTTAGTCTTCCCTTTCGCTCTTATGCTCAATTTTTTAGCCACCGTGGACTATCCCATCACGTCATTTTTGGATCTGCAACAAGGATTCTTTGGCTCGCTGCTTGGGGCTGCTTACTCTTTCTTGTCATCTATAAAACTCTGCCCACTCAGTCATCCTTACTCAAGTTTTACAAACAGTATGAGCTTTACATCTTATATGGCCTCGCTGGAATCTGTCTTGCCGACTGGTGTCACCTTCTCCTCGACCGGAAAGAACTCAAAAAGAAAAAAGGGCGGCGATGA
- a CDS encoding phosphoribosyltransferase, whose protein sequence is MIYKDRKDAGAKLAERLKEYKESPDVLILGLARGGVVLAAEISRILKLPFDLVMTRKIGAPFNPELALGAISETGKGYFNESLIQALGVSKTYLEETIQTEKKEAARRLTLYRKERPAPSIKGKIVVLVDDGIATGATMMAAALSTKSEGAKKIVVAIPIAPPSSLEFLNPAVDQIICLNPVEDFMAVSQFYEAFHQVEDAEIVTLLH, encoded by the coding sequence ATGATTTATAAAGATCGAAAAGATGCTGGAGCTAAACTTGCGGAAAGGCTCAAAGAGTACAAAGAAAGCCCAGATGTCTTGATCTTAGGACTTGCTCGTGGAGGAGTTGTCTTAGCAGCAGAAATCTCGCGGATTTTAAAACTCCCATTCGATCTTGTCATGACTCGAAAAATTGGAGCCCCATTTAATCCTGAACTTGCTCTCGGAGCCATCTCCGAAACTGGGAAGGGCTACTTTAATGAATCGTTGATTCAAGCACTTGGCGTCTCCAAAACCTATCTAGAGGAAACCATTCAAACTGAAAAAAAAGAAGCTGCAAGGCGACTTACTCTCTATAGAAAGGAGCGACCAGCACCCTCTATCAAGGGGAAAATTGTCGTTCTTGTCGACGATGGGATTGCAACAGGGGCCACCATGATGGCCGCAGCCCTTTCTACTAAAAGCGAGGGCGCCAAAAAAATTGTTGTTGCCATTCCTATCGCTCCACCCAGTTCTCTCGAATTTTTAAACCCTGCCGTCGATCAAATTATTTGTTTAAACCCGGTGGAAGACTTTATGGCAGTCTCTCAATTTTACGAGGCATTTCATCAAGTTGAAGATGCTGAAATTGTTACGCTTCTTCATTGA
- a CDS encoding peptide ABC transporter substrate-binding protein, with amino-acid sequence MMKKIAILFTLLACLIVGCHSSPKKPKQMLRINFLSDPPTLDPRKGGDPTSSTVQFMLFEGLTRMSPHSSAELALATKITTSEDRTIYTFHLRETYWSDGHPVTAYDFEAAWKKMLDPTFPAPNAHLLYPIKNAKAAKEELVSLDEVGLRALDAQTFEVTLEGPTPYFLELIAFCVFFPVPSHIVETHPEWADKVSPHLVTNGPFILKEWKIHDKLILERNPSYWEARDVGLDGIHISLIESESTALQLYERGELDFLGLLTPLPLDSIQDLKQKGWLKKNPLGATTYCSFNVNHTPFTNPDIRKAFAYAINREAIVKHTTQLDEEVASGPIPSILKYHMKETFFADANEQLARYHLRKGLQELGLNKSDLSKLTFMYLEGDAPKKVAQALQQQWNKVLGIRVNLECYTFKVYLDKLFRRDYEFAFTRFVIQYNDIMNILDLYKFRDNPKNYPGWENPEYTKLLDHSMRIEDPKERIAFLRQAEQILINEMPIAPIYHWNQVYLCQPRLKGMYISPIGSIHLGNAYLEAE; translated from the coding sequence ATGATGAAAAAAATAGCCATTTTATTCACCCTTTTGGCTTGCTTGATTGTTGGGTGCCATTCTTCTCCAAAGAAGCCTAAGCAAATGCTGCGCATCAATTTTCTAAGCGACCCTCCGACTTTAGATCCACGCAAAGGAGGAGACCCCACCTCTTCAACTGTTCAGTTCATGCTTTTCGAAGGGTTGACTCGAATGTCCCCTCATTCTTCTGCTGAGCTCGCATTGGCAACAAAAATTACAACATCTGAAGACCGCACTATCTACACCTTCCATTTGCGCGAAACCTATTGGTCCGATGGACACCCCGTCACGGCTTACGATTTTGAAGCTGCTTGGAAAAAAATGCTCGATCCCACTTTTCCAGCGCCAAATGCCCATCTTCTCTATCCGATTAAAAACGCCAAAGCTGCCAAAGAAGAGCTTGTTTCCCTGGATGAAGTCGGCCTCCGTGCACTTGATGCACAAACATTTGAAGTCACCCTAGAAGGTCCGACTCCCTATTTTTTAGAATTGATTGCATTTTGCGTTTTTTTTCCCGTCCCATCGCACATTGTTGAAACGCATCCTGAATGGGCCGACAAAGTTAGCCCTCACCTCGTCACAAACGGTCCTTTCATTTTAAAAGAGTGGAAAATTCACGATAAGCTGATTCTTGAAAGAAACCCTTCTTATTGGGAGGCTCGAGATGTAGGGCTTGATGGGATTCATATTTCTCTGATCGAAAGCGAGTCTACTGCTTTGCAACTCTATGAAAGAGGAGAGCTCGATTTTCTTGGACTCTTAACTCCTCTTCCCCTAGATAGTATTCAAGATCTCAAACAAAAAGGGTGGCTTAAGAAAAATCCTTTAGGAGCCACAACATACTGCAGTTTTAACGTCAATCACACCCCTTTCACAAACCCTGATATTAGGAAAGCTTTTGCGTATGCAATCAACCGCGAAGCTATCGTAAAGCACACGACACAGCTCGATGAAGAAGTTGCCAGTGGGCCAATTCCGTCTATTTTAAAGTACCATATGAAAGAGACTTTTTTTGCTGATGCTAACGAACAATTGGCTCGCTACCATCTTCGGAAAGGGCTGCAAGAGTTGGGACTGAATAAAAGTGACTTAAGCAAATTGACATTCATGTATCTAGAAGGAGATGCTCCGAAAAAGGTCGCTCAAGCCCTCCAACAACAGTGGAATAAAGTTCTTGGTATTCGAGTCAATTTAGAGTGCTACACCTTCAAAGTTTACCTCGACAAGCTCTTTCGACGTGATTATGAATTTGCTTTCACTCGTTTTGTGATCCAGTACAATGACATCATGAATATTCTCGACCTCTATAAATTTCGCGACAACCCAAAAAACTATCCCGGATGGGAAAACCCTGAGTACACCAAACTCTTAGATCACTCAATGCGCATTGAAGACCCAAAAGAGCGGATTGCTTTCTTGAGACAAGCAGAACAAATTTTGATAAATGAGATGCCCATTGCACCCATCTACCATTGGAACCAAGTTTACTTGTGTCAGCCTCGGCTTAAAGGAATGTACATCTCTCCAATTGGCTCGATTCATCTCGGAAATGCCTACCTGGAGGCAGAATGA
- a CDS encoding peptide ABC transporter substrate-binding protein, translated as MKTYKTILLLAILSLFLLTLVGCNKQFSSKKPRKIKEVRTNFIYSPFTLDPRKSTDPVSNALHFMLYEGLTRLEPDGTLSFALADSIEISKNRRVYTFYLRESYWSDGTPLTAKDFVASWKALLSPDFPSLTAHLLFPIKNAAQAKKGLCSLKEVGIYAPDESTLIVELERPTPYFMELTAYATFFPVPNGGKEVELPKKGSPKLVSNGPFELASWKNDDEIVVRRNDAFWNAKAVKIDLLRMTMIADEGTALKLFEKGDLDWIGGLISPLPLDAVSSLSLIEEIQMRPIAGTNFCAFNTTLSPFNNVHIRKAFSYAINRQLIIDNVTQMLDEVATGPVPSVLKGYVESRFFTDANKEEAQKEFALGLKELGIKKENFPKLTYSFFSSELQKKLALALQSQWREVLGVEVSLEASELKVFLDKLRQRHFDFAQMSWVAQFYDRMSFLERFLEKDSYRNYSAWENIRFQELIRSSFSVISPEKRARILEQAEQLIAEEMPIAPLYHYNALYLKNPNLKNAQISPLGHVDFRYSDMILK; from the coding sequence ATGAAAACATATAAAACCATACTGCTGCTAGCCATCCTTTCACTTTTCCTTTTAACTTTAGTAGGATGCAACAAACAGTTTTCATCTAAAAAACCACGCAAAATTAAAGAAGTTCGGACAAACTTTATCTACAGTCCCTTTACTTTAGACCCACGGAAAAGCACTGATCCCGTTTCCAATGCCCTTCACTTTATGCTTTATGAAGGATTGACTCGCCTTGAACCTGACGGAACGCTTTCTTTTGCCTTAGCAGATTCCATTGAAATTTCTAAAAACCGGAGAGTTTATACCTTTTATCTCAGAGAGTCTTACTGGTCCGATGGGACACCTCTCACAGCAAAAGATTTTGTCGCTTCTTGGAAAGCCCTTCTCTCCCCCGACTTCCCTTCTCTCACAGCGCATCTCCTCTTCCCGATTAAAAATGCTGCTCAAGCTAAAAAGGGACTTTGTTCTTTAAAAGAAGTCGGCATCTATGCTCCTGATGAATCGACTTTAATCGTCGAACTTGAAAGACCTACTCCCTACTTTATGGAACTGACGGCTTATGCAACATTTTTTCCCGTCCCCAATGGTGGAAAAGAAGTTGAACTTCCTAAAAAGGGATCACCTAAACTCGTCTCAAACGGACCTTTTGAACTTGCATCGTGGAAAAATGATGATGAAATTGTCGTCCGAAGAAACGATGCTTTTTGGAACGCAAAAGCTGTGAAGATCGATCTTTTGCGCATGACGATGATTGCCGATGAAGGAACTGCCCTAAAACTTTTTGAAAAGGGAGATCTCGATTGGATTGGAGGACTCATTTCTCCATTACCCCTTGACGCCGTCTCCTCTCTTTCTCTTATTGAAGAGATTCAAATGCGTCCAATTGCTGGAACTAACTTTTGTGCCTTTAATACAACACTCTCACCCTTCAACAATGTTCACATCCGCAAAGCATTTTCCTATGCAATCAATCGGCAACTCATTATTGATAATGTTACCCAGATGTTAGACGAAGTCGCCACAGGCCCCGTTCCTTCTGTCTTGAAAGGCTATGTAGAAAGCCGTTTCTTTACCGACGCTAACAAAGAAGAGGCTCAAAAAGAGTTTGCGTTAGGACTCAAAGAACTTGGAATCAAAAAAGAGAATTTTCCCAAACTCACCTACTCATTTTTCTCTTCTGAACTCCAAAAAAAGCTTGCTTTAGCTCTTCAAAGTCAATGGCGAGAGGTCTTAGGTGTTGAAGTCTCTCTAGAGGCTTCCGAACTCAAGGTTTTTTTAGATAAACTTCGTCAACGTCATTTCGACTTTGCTCAAATGTCTTGGGTTGCACAATTTTATGACCGGATGAGTTTTCTCGAACGTTTTTTAGAAAAAGACTCCTATCGCAACTATAGCGCTTGGGAAAATATCCGTTTTCAAGAGCTCATTCGGAGCTCTTTTTCAGTGATTTCTCCTGAAAAAAGAGCCCGCATTCTTGAACAAGCAGAACAGCTAATCGCCGAAGAAATGCCCATTGCTCCTCTCTACCATTATAACGCTCTCTATCTAAAAAATCCCAATTTGAAGAATGCCCAAATTTCTCCACTTGGTCATGTCGATTTTCGCTACTCTGACATGATACTCAAATAA